A DNA window from Campylobacter concisus contains the following coding sequences:
- a CDS encoding peptidylprolyl isomerase, with protein MKKFLFPAVLSLAAAVTLNAAVVATVDGDAINDSDISALLSAAMPGFDASKLQPNEKKRIIDDLINRKLLLKDAKATGIEKDVDYIKAVKAAQEGIAVELYMRKLFDGIKVSDSDLRDFYNKNKASMNQPAQARARHILVEDEKTANDIIAQLKNLKGEALTKKFAELASQKSIDKGSAAHGGELGWFGQSQMVKPFADAAFSMANGTVSTKPVKTQFGYHVILKEDGKAAGTVSFEQAKPEIEQAVKMEKFQAAVRQKSEALRQKAKIEYK; from the coding sequence ATGAAAAAATTTTTGTTTCCAGCAGTTTTAAGTTTAGCTGCAGCTGTCACTCTAAACGCAGCAGTAGTTGCAACAGTTGATGGAGATGCTATAAACGATAGCGATATCTCAGCACTTTTATCAGCGGCTATGCCAGGTTTTGACGCTAGCAAGCTTCAACCAAATGAGAAAAAACGTATAATCGACGATCTAATCAATAGAAAACTTCTTTTAAAAGACGCAAAAGCGACAGGCATTGAAAAAGATGTTGATTACATCAAGGCTGTAAAAGCTGCACAAGAAGGCATCGCAGTTGAGCTTTATATGAGAAAACTATTTGACGGTATAAAGGTAAGCGATAGCGATTTAAGAGATTTTTACAACAAAAACAAAGCTAGCATGAACCAACCAGCTCAAGCAAGAGCAAGACATATCTTAGTTGAAGATGAAAAGACAGCAAATGACATCATCGCTCAACTTAAAAATTTAAAAGGCGAGGCTCTAACTAAGAAATTTGCAGAGCTAGCAAGCCAAAAATCAATCGACAAAGGCTCAGCAGCACACGGCGGCGAGCTTGGCTGGTTTGGTCAAAGCCAAATGGTAAAACCTTTTGCAGACGCAGCATTTTCAATGGCTAATGGCACAGTTTCAACTAAGCCAGTTAAAACTCAGTTTGGTTACCACGTTATCTTAAAAGAAGATGGCAAAGCTGCTGGCACTGTAAGCTTTGAACAAGCAAAACCAGAGATCGAGCAAGCTGTAAAAATGGAGAAATTTCAAGCTGCTGTTAGACAAAAAAGTGAAGCTCTACGCCAAAAAGCAAAGATAGAATACAAATAA
- the fbaA gene encoding class II fructose-bisphosphate aldolase encodes MGVLDIVKPSVLSGDDVTKLYAYAKEQGFAIPAVNVVGSDSVNAVLEAAKVANSPVIVQFSNGGAGFYAGKACENAAVLGAIAGAKHVHLLAKAYGVPVILHTDHAARKLLPWIDELVKASHEYKKTHGVPLFSSHMLDLSEENINENLSTCEKYLKELSELGISLEIELGVTGGEEDGVDNTSVDNALLYTQPEDVALAYERLSKISDKFSIAASFGNVHGVYKPGNVVLRPEILKNSQAYVAKKFNTKSDKPVNFVFHGGSGSELKDIKNAVSYGVIKMNIDTDTQWAFWDGVREYEAKNRAYLQGQIGNPEGEDKPNKKYYDPRKWLRSGEESMVKRLQTAFSDLNCLNRN; translated from the coding sequence ATGGGCGTTTTAGATATCGTAAAACCTAGTGTTTTAAGCGGAGATGATGTAACAAAACTTTATGCTTATGCCAAAGAGCAAGGTTTTGCAATACCTGCTGTAAATGTCGTAGGCAGCGACTCAGTAAATGCTGTTTTAGAAGCGGCAAAGGTTGCTAACTCGCCTGTTATCGTTCAGTTTAGTAATGGCGGTGCAGGTTTTTACGCTGGTAAAGCCTGCGAAAATGCAGCCGTTCTTGGTGCGATCGCTGGCGCAAAGCATGTTCATCTGCTTGCTAAGGCTTACGGCGTGCCAGTCATTTTACACACTGACCACGCTGCTAGAAAGCTTTTGCCTTGGATAGATGAGCTAGTAAAAGCAAGCCATGAGTATAAAAAAACTCACGGAGTGCCACTTTTTAGCTCTCACATGCTTGATCTTAGCGAAGAGAATATCAACGAAAATTTAAGCACATGCGAGAAGTATCTAAAAGAGCTTAGCGAGCTTGGCATCAGCCTAGAGATCGAGCTTGGCGTCACTGGTGGCGAAGAAGATGGCGTAGATAACACAAGCGTTGATAACGCACTTCTTTACACCCAGCCAGAGGACGTCGCGCTTGCTTATGAAAGACTAAGCAAGATAAGCGATAAATTTAGCATCGCGGCTAGTTTTGGCAACGTTCATGGTGTCTATAAACCAGGCAATGTCGTGCTAAGACCAGAAATTCTTAAAAACTCACAAGCCTATGTTGCTAAGAAATTTAACACAAAAAGCGACAAGCCAGTAAATTTTGTATTTCATGGTGGTAGTGGCAGCGAGCTAAAAGATATTAAAAATGCTGTTAGCTACGGCGTTATCAAGATGAACATTGACACCGATACTCAGTGGGCTTTCTGGGATGGCGTGCGCGAGTATGAGGCCAAAAATAGAGCATACTTGCAAGGTCAGATCGGCAACCCAGAGGGCGAAGATAAGCCAAATAAAAAATACTACGACCCAAGGAAATGGCTAAGAAGTGGCGAGGAGAGCATGGTTAAGCGTCTTCAGACTGCTTTTAGCGACTTAAACTGCCTAAATAGGAACTAA
- a CDS encoding MotA/TolQ/ExbB proton channel family protein, translating to MQNQNDFSELSVPKERQAHSFFVFFKVIFIPLAIYILAILAYLGVINFQMKLHTIVMMGVILFVAFIFSRHSALVAYSNFLANAKEYKIRLKEFIIAHLFEISGVKKANAKFEDFFESYTRNFRNDNLANIGQAVFPMLGILGTFISIAISMPSFSSSTANGLEKEIAILLNGVATAFYVSIYGIFLALWWMFFEKIGISKFERFYSEQKELSREFFWQENELNANFMKASVGYFKDSHDAFKMVLDDKFVKELSEQTNEKFNSLKELCEVEKNIINQSKAELSASLKMLNESGLKQDEFVKIHSDILKAVGAFSNAFKDMEVKILTEHAKLGEIFSRNLNATKESQLKFEQTIKSFDAILKEFSLSLMKEQNEALKAFRTSLVESATIFKAAYEQEGRSLEREKERESLIAELKKNIDEIDKEANSVIEKIENLVQ from the coding sequence ATGCAAAATCAAAATGATTTTAGTGAGCTAAGCGTGCCAAAAGAGCGCCAAGCTCACTCTTTCTTTGTCTTTTTTAAAGTTATCTTTATCCCTTTAGCTATCTACATCTTGGCGATACTAGCGTATCTTGGTGTTATAAATTTTCAGATGAAGCTTCACACCATCGTGATGATGGGCGTTATACTCTTTGTAGCTTTTATATTTTCACGCCACAGCGCCTTGGTAGCTTACTCAAATTTCTTAGCAAATGCTAAAGAGTACAAGATAAGGCTAAAAGAATTTATCATCGCTCATCTCTTTGAAATTTCAGGCGTCAAAAAGGCAAACGCTAAATTTGAAGATTTTTTCGAGAGCTATACAAGAAATTTTAGAAATGACAACCTAGCAAACATCGGCCAAGCAGTCTTTCCTATGCTTGGAATTTTGGGCACATTTATCAGTATCGCTATCTCCATGCCAAGCTTTAGCTCAAGCACTGCAAACGGACTTGAAAAAGAGATCGCTATACTACTAAACGGCGTGGCTACGGCGTTTTATGTATCGATTTACGGCATATTTTTAGCGCTTTGGTGGATGTTTTTTGAAAAGATCGGCATTAGTAAATTTGAGAGATTTTACAGCGAGCAAAAAGAGCTAAGCCGTGAGTTTTTCTGGCAGGAAAATGAGCTAAATGCAAATTTCATGAAAGCAAGTGTGGGCTACTTTAAAGATAGTCACGACGCCTTTAAAATGGTGCTTGATGATAAATTTGTAAAAGAGCTAAGCGAGCAGACAAATGAGAAATTTAATAGCCTAAAAGAGCTTTGTGAGGTTGAAAAAAATATCATCAATCAAAGCAAGGCAGAACTTAGTGCAAGTTTAAAAATGCTAAATGAATCTGGACTAAAACAAGATGAATTTGTAAAAATCCACTCTGATATATTAAAGGCAGTTGGCGCGTTTTCTAATGCCTTTAAAGATATGGAGGTTAAAATTTTAACCGAGCATGCAAAGCTTGGCGAAATTTTTAGTAGAAATTTAAATGCCACAAAAGAGAGCCAGCTTAAATTTGAGCAGACTATCAAGAGTTTTGATGCCATTTTAAAAGAATTTTCTCTCTCTTTGATGAAAGAGCAAAACGAGGCATTAAAGGCATTTAGAACCTCACTCGTGGAGAGTGCGACAATATTTAAGGCAGCGTATGAGCAAGAGGGCAGGAGCTTGGAGCGTGAAAAAGAGCGCGAGAGCCTTATCGCTGAGCTTAAGAAGAACATAGACGAGATCGATAAAGAAGCAAATTCTGTAATAGAAAAAATCGAAAATCTAGTGCAATGA
- a CDS encoding OmpA family protein, producing MKIDKNNQDQSSFWVSYADLMAGLLFVFMLLIGAVVVKYVLTQNTLENKEQAIITALANLKDAQGKNFTLEELNDALKSELSKISDENINLKKSNEIFVIQIDALKEKLAQLIEQNKDANASIKELNASIFDLNQKMIVLNDEISSKDRALSDANESSEKNLAKIAFLLEQVSQREARYDELLRDLNVTRDRVKNLTGIRVKVISALKDRLGSSIEIDPNSGALKLSSSVLFDKGSAVLKEEVKEELKATLSKYFDVLLNDKDIASNIDQIIIEGFTDSDGNYIYNLELSQKRAYAVMEFINSFDGDTRLRKLLVASGRSYNELVFKDGAEDKDASRRIEIKFSLSNKEAINEIEKFLEFKGD from the coding sequence ATGAAAATAGACAAAAATAACCAAGATCAATCGAGCTTTTGGGTTTCGTACGCGGACTTGATGGCTGGTCTGCTCTTTGTTTTTATGCTGCTAATCGGCGCTGTCGTCGTAAAATACGTCCTAACTCAAAACACTCTTGAAAATAAAGAGCAAGCCATCATCACAGCACTAGCAAATTTAAAAGACGCTCAGGGCAAGAATTTCACCCTCGAAGAGCTAAATGACGCCCTAAAAAGCGAGCTTTCAAAGATAAGCGACGAAAACATAAATTTAAAAAAATCAAATGAAATTTTTGTCATCCAAATAGATGCCCTAAAAGAAAAACTGGCCCAGCTTATAGAGCAAAACAAGGACGCAAATGCGAGCATAAAAGAGCTAAATGCCAGCATTTTTGATCTAAATCAAAAGATGATCGTGCTAAATGATGAAATTTCATCAAAAGATAGAGCGCTTAGCGACGCAAACGAAAGCAGTGAGAAAAATTTAGCCAAGATCGCATTTTTGCTCGAGCAAGTAAGCCAAAGAGAGGCTAGATATGACGAGCTTTTAAGGGATCTAAACGTCACTCGTGACAGGGTAAAAAATTTAACCGGTATCAGAGTAAAAGTGATCTCAGCCCTAAAGGATAGGCTGGGATCTAGCATCGAGATCGATCCAAACTCAGGCGCGCTAAAGCTTAGCTCCTCAGTACTTTTTGATAAAGGTAGTGCAGTCTTAAAAGAAGAGGTCAAAGAGGAGTTAAAGGCCACGCTTAGTAAATATTTCGACGTACTTTTAAATGATAAGGATATCGCGTCAAATATTGATCAAATCATAATCGAAGGCTTTACAGATAGCGATGGAAACTATATTTATAACTTAGAGCTTTCGCAAAAAAGAGCATACGCGGTGATGGAGTTTATAAACTCATTTGATGGCGATACTCGCCTTAGAAAGCTGCTTGTTGCAAGCGGACGAAGCTATAATGAGCTAGTTTTTAAAGACGGAGCCGAGGACAAGGATGCTTCAAGACGCATAGAGATCAAATTTTCACTCTCAAATAAAGAGGCTATCAACGAGATAGAGAAATTTTTGGAGTTTAAGGGTGATTGA
- a CDS encoding pyridoxal-phosphate dependent enzyme produces MIDKICLRGREFWLLRDDLLGEFNGNKARKLEYFFKADLSGIKAIVSHGSSQSNAMYSLSLFAKLKGLKFYYVVSHLSSNLKQDPVGNFKFALENGMEIFIKDEREKFAKDLARSQNALFINEGVAQSEAELGFITQTNEINEWSKKSGIRPDIFLPSGTGTSACYLAKHTDLRVFTTPCVGDSDYLKKQIYELDKNSKVQILNPPKKYHFGNLYPELYEIWLEVCKSGVEFDLVYDPVGFITLFTNLDRLGAEILYIHQGGILGNITQRQRYERKLKLKEHK; encoded by the coding sequence GTGATTGATAAAATTTGCTTAAGAGGACGAGAATTTTGGCTTTTAAGGGACGATCTGTTAGGCGAGTTTAACGGCAACAAAGCAAGAAAGCTAGAATATTTTTTTAAGGCCGATCTTAGCGGCATCAAAGCCATCGTATCTCACGGCTCAAGCCAGTCAAATGCGATGTATAGCCTAAGTCTTTTTGCCAAGCTAAAGGGGCTTAAATTTTACTACGTCGTCTCTCATCTAAGCTCAAATTTAAAGCAAGATCCGGTTGGAAATTTCAAATTTGCACTTGAAAATGGTATGGAAATTTTTATAAAAGATGAGCGTGAGAAATTTGCTAAAGATCTAGCTAGAAGCCAAAATGCACTTTTTATAAACGAGGGCGTGGCACAAAGTGAGGCTGAGCTTGGCTTTATCACGCAGACAAATGAGATAAATGAGTGGAGCAAAAAAAGCGGCATAAGGCCTGATATATTTTTGCCATCTGGCACAGGCACTAGTGCATGCTATCTGGCAAAGCATACCGATCTTAGGGTTTTTACAACTCCTTGCGTGGGAGACAGCGACTATCTAAAAAAGCAAATTTATGAGCTAGACAAAAATAGCAAGGTGCAAATTTTAAATCCCCCAAAGAAGTATCATTTTGGGAATTTATACCCAGAGCTTTATGAAATTTGGCTAGAGGTTTGCAAAAGCGGCGTGGAATTTGACCTAGTGTATGACCCTGTTGGCTTTATCACTCTTTTTACAAATTTAGATAGGCTTGGAGCTGAAATTTTATATATCCACCAGGGCGGAATTTTAGGTAACATTACACAAAGACAAAGATACGAGAGAAAATTAAAATTAAAGGAGCATAAATGA
- the hisD gene encoding histidinol dehydrogenase has product MKFFHSSDADFESKFLQLVKRSDNDMSAVMPVVAGIIDEIRKDGDSALFAQIAKFDKFNVTSKSDIIIDVKEMEAAYNSLDNALRVALNLAHDRIKSYHERTKPNDWTYKDEHDILLGAKYTAVDRAGLYIPGGKAAYPSSLLMNAIPAIVAGVKEIVVCTPAPNGKVNTLLLAAMHLCGIKTAFKIGGASAIAAMAYGTETVPKVDVITGPGNIYVATAKKLVYGDVNIDMIAGPSEIGVIADDSADPRHIAIDMLSQAEHDEIASTFLITPVEAFARAVQRHIEDELKTLKREPIASASIRNKAAIIVAKDLKECFTLMNELAVEHLEIATNDALSYIDDVTHAGAIFFGHFTPEAMGDYIAGPNHTLPTGGSARFYSPLGVENFMKRSSIISVSRKGIMHLGKSCMQLAEAEGLTAHKKSVAVRLEE; this is encoded by the coding sequence ATGAAATTTTTTCATAGTAGTGACGCTGATTTTGAGAGTAAATTTTTACAGCTTGTTAAACGAAGTGATAATGACATGAGTGCTGTAATGCCGGTGGTTGCTGGAATAATAGATGAGATAAGAAAAGATGGCGATAGTGCACTTTTTGCACAGATAGCTAAATTTGATAAATTTAACGTTACAAGTAAAAGCGACATAATAATCGACGTTAAAGAGATGGAGGCCGCCTATAATTCGCTAGATAATGCTTTGAGAGTAGCTTTAAATTTAGCTCACGATAGGATAAAAAGCTATCATGAGCGAACAAAGCCAAATGACTGGACATATAAAGATGAGCATGATATCTTGCTAGGTGCAAAATACACAGCGGTTGACCGTGCTGGCCTTTATATCCCAGGTGGTAAGGCGGCATATCCTAGCTCGCTTCTTATGAATGCGATCCCAGCGATCGTAGCTGGCGTAAAAGAGATTGTAGTGTGCACTCCAGCGCCAAATGGCAAGGTAAATACCTTGCTTCTTGCGGCAATGCACCTTTGTGGTATAAAGACAGCCTTTAAAATAGGCGGCGCAAGTGCGATCGCAGCGATGGCATACGGAACTGAAACGGTGCCAAAAGTAGATGTCATCACAGGGCCTGGCAACATCTACGTAGCGACTGCTAAAAAGCTAGTTTATGGTGACGTAAATATCGATATGATCGCAGGTCCAAGCGAGATAGGCGTCATCGCTGATGATAGTGCCGATCCTCGACATATAGCTATCGATATGCTCTCTCAAGCCGAGCATGACGAGATAGCAAGTACCTTTTTGATAACGCCAGTAGAAGCTTTCGCAAGGGCAGTACAAAGACACATCGAAGATGAGCTAAAGACACTAAAACGTGAACCAATCGCAAGTGCAAGCATAAGAAATAAAGCTGCAATAATAGTGGCAAAAGATTTAAAAGAGTGTTTTACTCTCATGAATGAGCTTGCTGTTGAGCACCTAGAGATCGCTACAAACGATGCTTTGAGCTATATCGATGATGTGACTCATGCGGGCGCTATATTTTTTGGACACTTTACGCCTGAAGCGATGGGAGATTATATCGCTGGACCAAATCACACATTGCCAACTGGCGGAAGTGCGAGATTTTACTCGCCGCTTGGAGTTGAAAATTTCATGAAGCGAAGCTCGATCATTTCGGTGAGTAGAAAAGGTATCATGCATCTTGGCAAATCATGCATGCAGCTAGCTGAAGCTGAAGGACTAACTGCTCATAAAAAATCAGTCGCAGTGAGGCTAGAAGAGTAA
- a CDS encoding flagellin, with translation MKLGTYTVNQASGNYYLDQAKNSEKKALNAISANSEIKASGANLQIAESLLSQTNVLNEGLANANDMIGMLQIADSTLLNLSKSTDRIGELSSKLTNPTLSANEQKGIKGEINALRNAMNDSVKEAKFNGKNVFDAELGFFTGESTKNINLGTNALLNVKDDGSNTGEILKNINSLRSEIGSTQNAVFRGINALAARSVANANSVENLDSSDIAKSLEENLQANLKLHATSLAKAHDTTSLAAKLDKLLAE, from the coding sequence ATGAAGTTAGGAACTTATACTGTAAACCAGGCTTCAGGAAACTATTATTTAGATCAAGCAAAAAATAGCGAAAAGAAAGCACTAAATGCTATCTCTGCAAACAGCGAGATCAAAGCTTCAGGTGCAAATTTGCAAATCGCAGAGAGTTTGCTTTCGCAAACAAATGTCTTGAACGAAGGTTTGGCAAATGCAAACGATATGATCGGCATGCTTCAAATCGCTGATTCAACGCTTTTAAATTTAAGTAAAAGCACAGATAGAATAGGCGAGCTTTCAAGTAAGCTTACAAATCCTACTCTCTCAGCAAATGAACAAAAAGGCATAAAGGGCGAAATCAACGCACTAAGAAATGCTATGAATGATAGCGTAAAAGAAGCTAAATTTAACGGCAAAAATGTATTTGATGCTGAGCTTGGATTTTTTACAGGTGAGAGTACAAAAAATATAAATTTGGGCACAAATGCTCTTTTAAATGTAAAAGATGACGGCTCAAATACAGGTGAAATTTTAAAAAATATAAATTCACTTCGCTCAGAGATCGGATCAACACAAAATGCTGTATTTAGAGGTATAAATGCTCTAGCCGCAAGAAGCGTGGCAAATGCTAATAGTGTAGAGAACCTTGATAGCAGCGATATCGCAAAGAGCTTGGAAGAAAATTTACAAGCAAATTTAAAGCTACATGCCACGAGCTTAGCTAAAGCTCACGATACTACGAGTTTAGCTGCAAAACTAGATAAACTTCTAGCTGAATAA